From Rhodovibrio salinarum DSM 9154:
GCGCCCTGCTTGGCCTGGGAGACCGCTTCCTCCAGCATCTGCTGGTAGAGCTCGATGCCGACCTCCTTGACGTGGCCGGACTGCTCCTCGCCGACGAGGTTGCCGGCACCGCGGATGTCCATGTCGTGGCTGGCAAGCGTGAAGCCGGCGCCCAGGTGATCGAGCTGCTGCATCACGTGCAGGCGCTTCTCCGCCGCGTCGGTCAGCTTACGGCCGGGCTTCAATGTCAGATACGCGTAGCCGCGCTGCTTCGACCGGCCGATCCGGCCGCGCAGCTGGTAGAGTTGGCTGAGGCCGTACATGTCCGCCCGGTGGATGATCAGCGTGTTAGCGGTCGGCACGTCGAGCCCGCTTTCGATGATGTGGGTCGAGAGCAGCACGTCGTACTGGCCCTCGTAGAACTCCGTCATCACCTTCTCGAGTTCCTTCGCGCCCATCTGGCCGTGAGCGACGGCGACTTTGACCTCCGGCACCAGCTTTTCCAGCCGGTCGGTCACCTCGGCCAGGTCCTCGATCCGTGGGCAGACGTAAAAGGTCTGCCCGCCGCGCCAGTGCTCCCGCATGATCGCCTCACGCACGACCACGGGATCGAACGGCAACACGAAGGTGCGCACCGCCAAGCGGTCGACCGGTGGGGTCGAGATCAGCGACATCTCGCGCACGCCTGACAGCGAGAGCTGCAGCGTCCGGGGGATCGGCGTGGCGGTCAGGGTGAGCACGTGCAGATCGCCGCGCAGCTCCTTCAGCTTCTCTTTCTGCTTGACGCCGAAGTGCTGCTCCTCGTCGACGATCAGCATGCCGAGATCGCGGAACTGCACTTCCTTGCCCAGCAGCGCGTGCGTGCCGACGACGATATCGGCCTTGCCGTCCTCGAGGTCCTGCTTGACCTGCTTGGTCTCCTTCGCCGTTACCAGCCGGGAAAGCTGGCGCACCTGCAGCGGATAGCCCTGGAAGCGCTGTTGGAAGGTCTCCGCATGCTGGCGAGCGAGCAGCGTGGTCGGGACGATCACCGCCACCTGCTTGCCGTTCATCGCCGCGACGAAGGCCGCGCGCATCGCCACTTCCGTCTTGCCGAAGCCGACGTCGCCGCAGATCAGCCGGTCCATCGGCTTGCCTGCCTGCAGGTCGGCCAACGTCTCCTCGATCGCGTTAAGCTGGTCGTCGGTCTCAGCGTAGGGGAAGCGGGCGCAGAACTCGTCGAACTCCTGCGGCGGGGACAGCGGCTCCATGCGCTTGAGCTGACGGTCGGCGGCGATCTTGATCAGCCCGTCGGCGATCTCCTTGACCCGCTCCTTCACGCGGGCCTTGCGGGCCTGCCAGTTGCCCTGCCCCAGCTTGTCGAGCTGGATGCCGTCCTCTTCCGAGCCGTAGCGGGACAGCACCTCAATGTTCTCGACCGGCACGAACAGACGGTCACCACCAGCATAGGTGACCTTCAGCATGTCGTGCGGCGCGCCGCCGACATCCATGTTGATCAGACCGTCGTAGCGCCCAATGCCGTGATCGACGTGCACGACCAGGTCGCCCTCGTGCAGGCTGGAGACCTCGGTCAGGAAGTTCTCTGCCTTGCGCTTGCGTCCGCGCGGTCGGGCGATCCGTTCGCCCAGGATGTCCTGCTCGCTGATCAGCGCGGCAGAATCCCCGACGAAACCGTGCTCGAGCGCGAGTGTCACCAGCGCGACCTGCCCGGCGGGAAGCTGGCGCGCCTCGGGCCAGCTCGACACGGCCGCCAGGTTCTCGATGCCATGCTCCTTCAACACGCTTTCCAGGCGCTGACAGGAACCTTCGGTGTAGCCGGCGACCGCCACCCGGCGCCCGTTGCCGCGCTCCTGGCGGATCGCGGTCTTGAGCGTGGTGTAAGGCTCGCCCGCCTCGCCTTTCTTGCGTGCAGCGGAGAAATCGTGTCCTGGCGCCCCGCGAGCATCCAGTACGGCCGTTTCGGTGTCGGTCGGTGCGTTGTAGGGCTGGAACTGCGCGACCGGCCGGGCCTCTAGGGTACGCGACCACTCCTCGGCGCTCAGGTACAGGCGCTCCGGCTCCAACGGCTTGTAGGAGGGAACGTCCAGCCCCTCGGTGCTCTGCACCGTCTTGCGGGCATCGTAGAAGTCGTGGATCGTCTCCAGACGGCTTGCCCGGCTTTCCTCCACCTGCCGTTCCATCGTGACCGGCGTGGTCTCGGGCAGATAGTCGAACAGGGTGGCCATCCGCGCGTAGAACAGCGGCAGCCAGTGCTCCATGCCGGTGTAGGGCCGGCCTTCGCTCACCGCAGCGTAGAGCGGATCGTCCTTGGACGGCGTGCCGAAAATCTCGCGATAGGCCGTACGGAACCGCTCGACCGTGTCGTCCTCCAGCACGACCTCACTCACCGGCTTCAGCGTGAAGCCGGGATGATTGCCGGTGGTGCGTTGGGACAGCGGGTCGAAGGTGCGCACGCTCTCCAGCTCGTCGCCGAAGAAGTCCAGGCGCAGCGGCTCCGGCTCGCCCGGCGGGAAGACGTCGACGATGCCGCCACGCACCGCGTACTCACCGGTATCCCCCACGGTATCGGAACGGACGTAGCCGTTTTCCGCGAAGAAAGCGGTCAATCGGTCGGGGGCGATCTGCGTGCCAGCCTTGGCGGTCAATACGCGTGGGGCGATGACGTCAACCGGCGGCACACGCTGCAGCAGCGCGTTGACGGTGGTCAGCACGACCACCCCGGTTTCGGGCAGACCACCGGCGGCCAGGCGGCTGAGAGTGTCGACGCGCTGGGCAACGACATCGCGGTGCGGACTGACCCGGTCGTAGGGCAGACAGTCCCAGGCCGGGAAGCGCAGCACGGTGATGCCTGGGTAGAAGAAGGCCAGCGCCTCGGCCGCGCGCTCCAGCCTGGCGTCGTCGCGGGCGACGTGCAAAACGGGGGCGCCGGCACGCTCGGCCGCGGCCTCGCCCAGCAGCCAGGCGTCAAAGCCTTCGGGCGCGCGGGCGATCAGCCAGCGGCGGTTTTCGGAAAACGCCCGGGCGAGCGGGTTCTTCAGCGGTTCACCAGATCGACGCGGTACTTGCACAACTCACGCAGCAGTTTGCTGTCCAGCTCTTCGGGAATTTCAGCCTGACCGGTGATCCAGGCGTACAGATCGCTGTCGGGCAATTGGAGAAGCTGCTCGTAACGCCTCAGCTCCTCCGGGGTCAAGCTGGCGAGCGTCTCGTCGGCGAAACCGCCGATCAGCAGGTCCATCTCCCGCGTGCCGCGGTGCCAACTGTTGAAATAGGCCCGCTTGCGCCGGATCTCGAGTGCGCTGGGTGGATCAGATGTCTCGCGCATACGCCATCCTGTCGCTTGGTGAAAGGCCCCGCCTTGCCGCCGGGATATAGGCCCACGCTGCGCCCCTGTCACGACCGTTGCCGGGAGTGTTGGCGTGTAAAAGCAGAATCTGCACGCAATACGTGTTGTTTCGACGCCTATTTCGTTTATCGGGAGGCGCGCTCAAGGTAGACTGTCCCCGTCGGTCGGACTCAACCGCCGACGTAAAGGGGAGGCCAACCCACATGACCCGCACAATGAGGATCGGCCGAGGTCTTGCCGTCGTGCCGTTAGCGGCGGCCAGCCTCACACTGGCAACACCGGCTGGCGCCATCGACTTGGGCACAGACTTGCCAGCGAACGTCTTCCCGGACCATCCGTTCCCGGTTTCACAGACCGTCATCAACGAATGGATCGACAAAGGCAACGATTCCGACATTTACGCGCATGGTTGGACCCTGTGGGCCGGATTGACCTCGGACAGCGGCAGCACCGCCCGCGGGGTCGAGAACGCGCCGATCTATCTGACGTGGGCAACCCCCGATCAACTCGCGCACGCGCCGACTGCTGGTGAGAACCTGGTCGCCCGCAACGAGCCGCTACGTCTGCAGCCGCCCCGTCAGTTCCATAGTGGGCACCCTCGAGTTACGGCCCCGCAGGCAATTGGCGACGCGCGCTGCGGCGGCAGTGGCAAGCCCGATACCTGCATTGTCGTTACCGTCAATTACAGCCCGTCGGCCGCGCACCATGTGCTGAGCAATGACTTGCTGGCGCAGAGCACACTCGCTCGCTACGTGGAGGAAGGCTACTCGGAAATCCCCAACCTGCCCTACGATGCCGTGACGGTGAAACCGGTCTACAAGGTCATCTCGCAGGAAAAGCTGGACGACAACGGCCTGTACGCGATGCCGGTCTGGCCCGGCACGCCCGAGCCTGCCAAGACGTTCGGCGAGGAAGTGTGGAATCAGTGCGTCCACATCGACCCGAACAACCAGGGTCAGGGAGACGGCTCAGTCGACCAGGGCTGCACGGGGGCGAGCCCGTCCACCACCTACAATTTGTCCGATTTTATCCATTACCCGGTTACGAAGGCAGATCAGGCCTATCTGCAAAACCTCAGCGGCGGCCAGGAAGGCACGCTCGAAGTCGGCGACACCATCATCCTTGTGGCCATGCATGTAGGCAGCCGCGAGATCAAGCGCTGGACCTGGCAAACCTTCTGGTGGACCGCAGACCCCGAAGCGCCGAACGCGCCAAGCAGTCAGGCGATGGCAGCTGCGCAGCCGGAGCAGCTTCCGGCACCGGCCAGTCACTACGCCATGTCGGCGGCATATCAGATGCTCGCCCCCGCCCAACCGCTGAACGATGGGGAGAACTACGGCGCCCTGCTCCCGGTCTACAATCCCTATCTGGAAGCCGGGTTCGATCCGCAAACCTTCAAGCTAAGCCGGCCGGTCATCGTACCTGATTCGGGGCTGACCGCGACCCGCTACGGGGTCGAGACGAACTGCATGACCTGCCATGGCCTGGCTGCCTACGATCCGGCCGCGATCTACGACGATACCGGCCTAAACCGGGAGACGCCCTACGCTGCCAACTTCTACCTGCCCCTCAACGATCGGGTATTCGACGGCAAGCTGAAGCTTGATTTCGCCTGGTCGATCCTGGGGGCGATGGACCAAAGCCGCTGAGGGCCAGGGCGTAGGATCGACGGCCCGTTTTCTGGAACGCCTCGGCCTGCTAAAGCACGGGGGCGCGGCGGATGTCCGTCGTGCTCCCCGTGTGGTCGCGGAGTCGGAGGCCAACCCCTGCGCCCGGAAGTTCTGTATCCCCTGTTCCGGCCGGTCACGGAGTTACCGGGCATCGGGCCGCGCAACGCCAAGCTGTTCGAACAGCTGGCAGGCGGGCGCGTGGTCGACCTGTGCTGGCACCTGCCCTCCGGCGTGATCGACCGCGGCTACCAGCCGAGGGTCGCCGACGCCGAACCGGGCCGGATCGCGACCCTGACCGTCAACGTCGAGCAGCACCTCGAGCCGCGCAGCCGCAAGCAGCCCTACCGCGTGCGCTGCTGGGACGAGTCCAGCGCGATCGACATCGTTTTCTTCCACGCCAAGCCGGACTACGTACGCAAGATTCTGCCGGTGGGCGCGACGCGGATCGTGTCCGGCAAGGTGGAGAGCTATCACGGCCTGCCGCAGATGGCCCATCCGGACCACGTCGCCCCGCCCGAGCAGCGGGAATCCGTCGGCACGGTCGAACCCGTCTACCCCCTGACCCAGGGGCTAACACAGAAGGTCGTGCGCAAGGCCGTCGCCGCGGCGTTGAAAAGCGCGCCGGAACTGCCCGAGTGGCTGGAGCCCAGCTACCTGCGCCAACAGGGCTGGGCGCCCTGGCGCCAGGCACTGGAGAACGCGCACGCGCCGGGCTCGGAAGCCGAGATCGACCCGCAAACCCCGGCGCGGCAGCGCCTGGCCTATGACGAATTGCTCGCCAACCAGCTCGCGCTCGCCCTGGTTCGACGCAGCCAGCGCAAGACGAAGGGACGCCGGATCGCCGGCGACGGTCACCTGCGGGAGCAGGCCCTCTCCGCCCTGCCCTTCGAACTGACGGGTGCGCAAGCCCGCGCGACGCGCGAGATCCTGGCCGACATGGCCGACGACGCGCGGATGCTGCGCCTGCTACAGGGCGACGTGGGCAGCGGCAAGACAGTTGTCGCGCTGCTCGCCATGCTGGCCGCGGTGGAGGCCGGCGGCCAAGCCGCCCTGATGGCGCCGACCGAGATCCTGGCGCGCCAGCACTACGCCACCATCCAGCCGCTGGCCGACGCCGCGGGCGTCGAGGTCTTGCTGCTCACCGGCCGCGACAAGGGCAAGGCGCGCCAGCAGGCTCTAAGCCGCCTGGCCAGCGGCGACGTCAAACTCGCCGTCGGCACGCACGCCCTGTTCCAGGAGGATGTTGCGTTCGACAATCTGTGCCTGGCGGTGATCGACGAGCAGCACCGCTTCGGCGTGCACCAGCGCATGACGTTGCAGGCCAAGGGGCGTGGCGTCGACGTGCTGGTGATGACCGCCACACCGATCCCACGCACCCTGATGCTGACCTCCTATGGCGACATGGAGGCCTCCAAGCTGGACGAGAAGCCAGCCGGGCGAAAGCCGGTAGACACGCGGGTCGTTGCGCTCGACCGGCTGGACCAGGTCGTGGACGGGGTCGGCCGGTCGATGGCGGCCGGGCATAAGACCTTCTGGGTATGCCCACTGGTCGAGGAATCCGAGGCGGTCGAGGTCGCCGCGGCGGAGGAGCGTTACACCGCACTGAAAAGCCGGTTCGGCGCGCGAGTCGGGCTGGTGCATGGGCGCATGCGCGCGGCCGACAAGGACCGCGTGATGGCCGAATTCAAGGACGGCGACATCGATATCCTGGTCGCCACCACGGTGATCGAGGTCGGCGTCGACGTGCCGGCGGCAACGATCATGGTGATCGAGCATGCCGAGCGCTTCGGTCTTGCCCAACTGCACCAGCTGCGCGGGCGGATCGGCCGCGGCGATCAGCAGGCAACCTGCCTGCTGCTCTATCAGACGCCGTTGGGCGAGACGGCGGCAGAGCGGCTAAAGGTGATGCGCGAAAGCGAAGATGGCTTCCGGATCGCCGAGCAGGACCTGAAGTTGCGCGGGGCTGGCGAGCTCCTGGGGACGCGGCAGAGCGGCTTTCCCGAGTTCCGCCTGGCGGACCTGAGCGTGCACGACGATCTGCTGGCGACCGCACGCGACGACGTGCAACTGGTGCTGGAACGGGACTCCGAGCTGCAGGGGGACCGCGGCCGGGCATTGCGTGTGCTGCTTTACCTGTTCGAGCGCGACGCGGCAGTGAAGTATCTGCGCTCCGGCTAGATTCCCCAGGCCTGTACCCCGATGCCCGCGAGGTAGAGGGCCAGCAGGGCCACGCTCTCGAAGCCGATCCCGCCCACGCCCTGACGCTGGCGCTGCAGCAACCCCATCAGCAACGTCGCCGTCATCGCGATCGCCCAGGCGATCAGGAACAGTTCCGCCTGCCCGATCGCATGGAACACCGACCCCGGGCGGTAGGACACATCGGAGGCGACCAGGAATAGCACGTCGAAGGTGTTGCCGCCGATGATGCCGCCGACCGCGAGCGTGAGCGCGCCCCGCCGCACGGCGGCCAACGTGGTCACCAGTTCGGGCAGCGACGTTGCGACCGCCGTCATCAGCGCGCCGACGAACGACTGCGACAGTCCCGTCGCCCCGGCGATCGCGAGACCGGAGCGCGCGACCAACCAGCCGGCGAACGCGAGCAACGCGAGCAACAGCGTGAACCGCACCACAAGCCCGGGCGCCCCCGGCCCTTCGAACGAGCGGTCCTCGGGCGTATCCGTGCGCAATTCGCGCGTTTGCCGGGGCACCCACATCGGGTGCTCGCGCACGCTGTCCGCCAGCTTCAGGCCCCCGATATAAACAGCCACCAGGACCGGTGTGATCGGATGCACGCCCAGCACGGCAACCGCCGACGTCACGGCAGCGAGCAACGGTAGCGACAACATCAGGATCAACAGCGCCGCCTGTACCAGGTTGGTTACCGAGGCGGCTGCGTGCTCAAGATTGGCACGCCGGTAAGTCAGATCGGCGAGCGCCAGAAACACCGTCTGTACCGCGATCCCGCCCACCGCATTGGACACGGCGAGCGACGCCTGCCCGTCCAACGCGGCGGTAATCGAGGTGACAGTGCCGGACAGCGATGTCGCGATCCCCAGCAGCACGCCACCGATCAGCGCCTCGCCAAGGCCGGTGCGGTCGGCGATGACGTCTGCGAGGTTGGTCATCCGGGTGCCGGCGACCGCGATGACCAGGGCGCTGATAAGAAATACCGGCACGGCGGTCGTGAGATCGAACGCCGGCAAGTGGGGCCCTAACGGATGAAAGGCTTTACGAAACGGGTTTACGCGGTCGGAAGGTGGGAAGCTGGACGGCAGCGCACAACCAGGGCCGTTAACGACCGCCTTGCTGCGCGGCAGTTGGTACGCTTTGGTTCCCCGAGCCCGGTGCGTCGCCGTGCCCGCCCTCTGGCTTTTGCAGCTCCGGCGGTTCCGGTGGGGTGATGATGCCACCAGAGATGATCATCTTGGCGCCCTCCTCGACCGTCATGGTCAGCACTTTCGCCTCGGCCTTCGGGACGAACAGCAGGAAACCGGAGGTTGGATTCGGCGTGGTCGGCAGGAAGACGTTGATCGACTCTTCCGGGGCCTTGCGCGCCACATCCCCCTGCGTCTCGGCCGTGAGGAAGGCGAGCGCCCAGCTGTCCGGGCGCGGGTATTGCACCAACACGACCTGCCGGAAGGCGTTGGACCGTTGGGCCAGCACCGTTTCGAAGATCTGCTTGATGGCGCTGTAGACGGACCGGATGACCGGAAGACCGTTCAGCAGCCGCTCGTAGACCGTCATCAACAGGCGCCCGATCAAGCCGGTGGCGAACATGCCGACCAGCGTGAGCGCGACGAACACGACAAGCACGCCAATTCCCGGCACCGAGAACGGCAGATAGCTTTCCGGATTCCAGCCCGGCGGCATCAGCGGCGTCACCCGGGAGTCGACGAACGCCACCACGTTCCAGGTGATCCAGACTGTAATCGAGATCGGGGCCGTCACCAGCACGCCGGCCAGGAAATAGTTGCGCAGCCGCGCCAGCAGGCCGAAACCGCGATGCCCGTCGTCACCGGCCTGCTCCTGGCGGGCCAGTTCCTGCTCCAGCACGTTGCTGGCCGTGGCGGTGGAAATATCGCTCTCCGCGAAGGCCCCGGGCTCGGCCTGGGCCGCGGGAAAGGGCTCGGCGCGCTCCGGCGGGCTAATGATGCCGCCGGAGATGATCAGCTTCGCCGCCTCCTCGGTCGACATGTCGAGCAGGCGCACGTCGCTTTTCGGAATGAACAGCAGGAAACCGGTCGACGGGTTCGGTGTCGCGGGGACGAAGACGTTGACCACCTCCTCGTCGGTGATCGTCTGCACCTCCCCCTTGGTCGTGCCGGTGATGAAGCCGATCGCCCAGGTCCCCCGGCAGGGATATTCAACCAGCACGACCTGCCGGAAGGCGTTGGAGCGCTGAGCCAGGACCGTTTCGAAGATCTGCTTGATGGCGCTGTAGACGGACCGGACGATCGGCACGCGATCGACCAGTTTTTCCGCCTCCCGCATCGCCCAGCGGCCGAGCAGTCCGGTTGCGAGAACGCCGATCGTGACCAGGCCCACCGCGGCGATGATCAGGCCGACACCGGGGACGTCGAACGGTAGATACGTCCGCGGACGCCATGGCGGGGGGATCAGCGGCGTCAGGGTGGCGTCGACGAAGGAGACGAACTCCCAGGTCAGCCATAGCGTGATCGACACCGGGGCGGCGATCAGCAGCCCGGCCAGGAAATAGTTGCGCAGCTTGCTGCCCAGGCCGCCTACCGGCTTGGCAACGAGGGCATAGGGGTCGCGTCGGCTTGGTCCCTGGTCGAAACCGTGTTTGTCGGATTTCCGCGTCATCGCCGCCTAACAGGCGCCCCCGGGATCATTGCACTGCCGACATAGATGTAGCAGGGGCGCGCCTTGGCGACCAGCGTACCTGGACTCCCCGACGCGTACGCACAGACGTACGGCACACACGTTGGTCGTACTCGACCATGTGCGACACGTAACGCGAGCGAACATCTACTCGAAAGCACCGGGAAAATGGTGCGGCTGGCAGGACTCGAACCTGCACGGGCTTACGCCCACTGCCACCTGAAGACAGCGCGTCTACCAGTTCCGCCACAGCCGCACGGGCGGGAATATGTCGACCGGCCTCTCGTCTCCGCGGCGCACCTTGCCCGGCGGGGCGGATGGTGCGGCTGGCAGGACTTGAACCTGCACGGGGTAACCCCCACAGCGCCCTCAACGCTGCGCGTCTACCAATTCCGCCACAGCCGCGGAAAGTCCGGTGAACCGCGGCCCCCGCCGCGATCCGCCGGTCATGTATCGCACCGTACGCACTTGTGCAAGGGCATTTTAGACCTGTGTTTCAAAGTCATGTCGCTTGCGCTTCAGCGCACCTGCGTGCTCGGCTGCACGCCACGTTCGCCCCGACACCACAGCTACAGCGCAGTTCACATGAAGACCGGATCCATCATCCTGCTTGCCCTCGCAGCGCTGGCGGCCGTCGGCGGCGTCTCGGCGTACGTCTGGGTGTCGCTCGGCGACGTCGAAATCTCCTGGCTGGGCCTGCTGGCGATGGGATTCGGAGTCGTGTTCAGTCTGGGACTGGGAATCGGGCTGATGGCGCTGGTGTACTTCTCCAACAAACGCGGATACGACGACGAGGCCGGTCACTAGCGTCGGCGCGGGCAAGGTAGGACGGTTGGGCCCATGAATCGTGCATTCACGGCAAGCAGATAGACCTCGCGCCGCAAACAGGCTTAGGATTCGAAAACCCGAAAGGCGGATGCCACCAAAGGCGAAAGCAGTCTGCGCGTCACCGCCGGCTTGCCGCGCCGCCTCACGCCCGAATCCAGGCGCCCCAAGTTTTGGAGACCGCCGATGCCCCTGCGTTTCACCGCTCCCCTTGGAAACCACCGAATCGCCATCGCGCTAGCGACCGTTGCACTTGCCAGCGGGATCGCACTCGCAAGCGCCCCCACAGCAAAAGCCGGAATGAGCCTGAAACAATTCCGCAACTATGCCGCCATGCCCGGCGGCGCGCCCTTGATCCGCAGCTACCTCAGCGGTCTGCGCGACGGCATGATCGGTCTGCAGACCAACCTGAGTGAACAGGGCCTGGAGCCGACCTTCTGCCCGCTCGAAGAAGACATCACCACCGGCACGACCTTCGAGGAGACGGTGATGCGGGAGATCAACCAGCCCGCCGACGGACAGCCATGGCCCGGCGAC
This genomic window contains:
- the mfd gene encoding transcription-repair coupling factor yields the protein MQVPRRSGEPLKNPLARAFSENRRWLIARAPEGFDAWLLGEAAAERAGAPVLHVARDDARLERAAEALAFFYPGITVLRFPAWDCLPYDRVSPHRDVVAQRVDTLSRLAAGGLPETGVVVLTTVNALLQRVPPVDVIAPRVLTAKAGTQIAPDRLTAFFAENGYVRSDTVGDTGEYAVRGGIVDVFPPGEPEPLRLDFFGDELESVRTFDPLSQRTTGNHPGFTLKPVSEVVLEDDTVERFRTAYREIFGTPSKDDPLYAAVSEGRPYTGMEHWLPLFYARMATLFDYLPETTPVTMERQVEESRASRLETIHDFYDARKTVQSTEGLDVPSYKPLEPERLYLSAEEWSRTLEARPVAQFQPYNAPTDTETAVLDARGAPGHDFSAARKKGEAGEPYTTLKTAIRQERGNGRRVAVAGYTEGSCQRLESVLKEHGIENLAAVSSWPEARQLPAGQVALVTLALEHGFVGDSAALISEQDILGERIARPRGRKRKAENFLTEVSSLHEGDLVVHVDHGIGRYDGLINMDVGGAPHDMLKVTYAGGDRLFVPVENIEVLSRYGSEEDGIQLDKLGQGNWQARKARVKERVKEIADGLIKIAADRQLKRMEPLSPPQEFDEFCARFPYAETDDQLNAIEETLADLQAGKPMDRLICGDVGFGKTEVAMRAAFVAAMNGKQVAVIVPTTLLARQHAETFQQRFQGYPLQVRQLSRLVTAKETKQVKQDLEDGKADIVVGTHALLGKEVQFRDLGMLIVDEEQHFGVKQKEKLKELRGDLHVLTLTATPIPRTLQLSLSGVREMSLISTPPVDRLAVRTFVLPFDPVVVREAIMREHWRGGQTFYVCPRIEDLAEVTDRLEKLVPEVKVAVAHGQMGAKELEKVMTEFYEGQYDVLLSTHIIESGLDVPTANTLIIHRADMYGLSQLYQLRGRIGRSKQRGYAYLTLKPGRKLTDAAEKRLHVMQQLDHLGAGFTLASHDMDIRGAGNLVGEEQSGHVKEVGIELYQQMLEEAVSQAKQGAGRGGAEASAEEGFTPQINIGTSVLIPERYVQDLNVRLGLYRRISTLVDKQDIDAFASELIDRFGPLPPEVENLLQVIQIKQLCRDAGVEKVDAGPKGAVLTFHQDQFARPDALVQFIQEAPGQVQLRPDHKLVYKRTWNTPEQRVQGIRHLVERLARLAQPQQAA
- a CDS encoding succinate dehydrogenase assembly factor 2 — encoded protein: MRETSDPPSALEIRRKRAYFNSWHRGTREMDLLIGGFADETLASLTPEELRRYEQLLQLPDSDLYAWITGQAEIPEELDSKLLRELCKYRVDLVNR
- the recG gene encoding ATP-dependent DNA helicase RecG; this encodes MRPEVLYPLFRPVTELPGIGPRNAKLFEQLAGGRVVDLCWHLPSGVIDRGYQPRVADAEPGRIATLTVNVEQHLEPRSRKQPYRVRCWDESSAIDIVFFHAKPDYVRKILPVGATRIVSGKVESYHGLPQMAHPDHVAPPEQRESVGTVEPVYPLTQGLTQKVVRKAVAAALKSAPELPEWLEPSYLRQQGWAPWRQALENAHAPGSEAEIDPQTPARQRLAYDELLANQLALALVRRSQRKTKGRRIAGDGHLREQALSALPFELTGAQARATREILADMADDARMLRLLQGDVGSGKTVVALLAMLAAVEAGGQAALMAPTEILARQHYATIQPLADAAGVEVLLLTGRDKGKARQQALSRLASGDVKLAVGTHALFQEDVAFDNLCLAVIDEQHRFGVHQRMTLQAKGRGVDVLVMTATPIPRTLMLTSYGDMEASKLDEKPAGRKPVDTRVVALDRLDQVVDGVGRSMAAGHKTFWVCPLVEESEAVEVAAAEERYTALKSRFGARVGLVHGRMRAADKDRVMAEFKDGDIDILVATTVIEVGVDVPAATIMVIEHAERFGLAQLHQLRGRIGRGDQQATCLLLYQTPLGETAAERLKVMRESEDGFRIAEQDLKLRGAGELLGTRQSGFPEFRLADLSVHDDLLATARDDVQLVLERDSELQGDRGRALRVLLYLFERDAAVKYLRSG
- a CDS encoding sodium:calcium antiporter, producing MPVFLISALVIAVAGTRMTNLADVIADRTGLGEALIGGVLLGIATSLSGTVTSITAALDGQASLAVSNAVGGIAVQTVFLALADLTYRRANLEHAAASVTNLVQAALLILMLSLPLLAAVTSAVAVLGVHPITPVLVAVYIGGLKLADSVREHPMWVPRQTRELRTDTPEDRSFEGPGAPGLVVRFTLLLALLAFAGWLVARSGLAIAGATGLSQSFVGALMTAVATSLPELVTTLAAVRRGALTLAVGGIIGGNTFDVLFLVASDVSYRPGSVFHAIGQAELFLIAWAIAMTATLLMGLLQRQRQGVGGIGFESVALLALYLAGIGVQAWGI
- a CDS encoding DUF502 domain-containing protein, translated to MTRKSDKHGFDQGPSRRDPYALVAKPVGGLGSKLRNYFLAGLLIAAPVSITLWLTWEFVSFVDATLTPLIPPPWRPRTYLPFDVPGVGLIIAAVGLVTIGVLATGLLGRWAMREAEKLVDRVPIVRSVYSAIKQIFETVLAQRSNAFRQVVLVEYPCRGTWAIGFITGTTKGEVQTITDEEVVNVFVPATPNPSTGFLLFIPKSDVRLLDMSTEEAAKLIISGGIISPPERAEPFPAAQAEPGAFAESDISTATASNVLEQELARQEQAGDDGHRGFGLLARLRNYFLAGVLVTAPISITVWITWNVVAFVDSRVTPLMPPGWNPESYLPFSVPGIGVLVVFVALTLVGMFATGLIGRLLMTVYERLLNGLPVIRSVYSAIKQIFETVLAQRSNAFRQVVLVQYPRPDSWALAFLTAETQGDVARKAPEESINVFLPTTPNPTSGFLLFVPKAEAKVLTMTVEEGAKMIISGGIITPPEPPELQKPEGGHGDAPGSGNQSVPTAAQQGGR